One window from the genome of Babylonia areolata isolate BAREFJ2019XMU chromosome 11, ASM4173473v1, whole genome shotgun sequence encodes:
- the LOC143287722 gene encoding uncharacterized protein LOC143287722: MASRDGKKLQTDSTEVEVAKVAEHLRQIADECVVNTNETLFASIRRFPSRTLAYSMDLVGSAFQKWSSSRPASPKRRSMFSSPTDSRTHTVTRPSPSRTVNLTNESMQTRPQSDWLTDTSMQTRPQRGSLTNESMQTRPQRGSLTNESMQTRPQRGSLTNESMQTRPQRGSLTNESMQTRPQRGSLTNESMQTRPQRGRLTNESMQTRPQRGRLTDTSMQTRPQSDWLTDTSMQTRPQSDWLTDTSMQTRPQSDWLTDTAVQTVARVVDRPKPSTSYTCYSCGSQEKARPRLFVTTEASFNPTSPNLLDVRVFIHDERLRGSEVGASTLDLLGSHLGSRVYVRLRLPKNSWMRHCLDDDGNHLFTTEKSCDLSRLLSCRKCMKKEKDCQLVFTHKWLLQRGEDLFQTAPSFHAVVDVSHLHASQIFPTWEATSSDDLEKVTTVDFHVECPKIPGFPEDRSAWEKKLLLLNEGQLERVARALGIPDAQLLSLKQRCSSPQKFRDELQEVCMTQGTTGTGLFIPVIADLVSEASRTQQRSLPTPDRHSHSKADISEESLASSIGGAFRMTPVNLEQHGKGNQVEFHSVQTTPGQGNIRFDVPRTDSGLVMRREAGLADTVQMSYLKSFEEADPPPSYHSHFENHGHPLPSYTVTHRPLATVEDTTENSPQVTASQSPCVTENLNEYVTEARNECITERQSERVTELQSTCVERRLEIPNSAVQQCNLVTRAVGQHAETEQATWQHSVNLSPVVGRQDKNSMQDTAQTLTSVKDSLPTQHTSSGSSSCLLTTSSVNLTQYSAPSSLSSPPVNHLDQLELLGAQTVVNDLKSPQSYLCSQSSGSSSVCMEFTISLSDTDNESVDTCQAPDYKKQPLTELLMKSSETLPENLGVCHGTTATQTEPHMRSGPSPIVCRQWQACFDFTHEGGSLHTEFSDVLLHVPPGAVQNGPSVDVLAAVCANVNQIRHVLQLPEDEEILSPLAEYCAGHGFRFRQPVFITLPHALPTGYDTTQVNVYRVSLGDQGGVVVTKLRHIDTQPASGDVRDSSPSFCLPAPGQVRIVTDCFSGYVCTYSSCGLHQEGPVLHAMVCSSHSKDDDGQQVAVYTYIWDERLSIKDFQKECGIGKKKEILNKAVLPLMEDIDNTKLCLRLQLLGKGAKNWVRMSSPGAPAHDPFPFQKSVDIRRVLSCDRSKCQARKVCSQPVSIVWALETVPECPPGVTLTLTCAVLIAHVPSSMSLSDCFEERETLETFYVEIKEDPGDWNEGGTGRRTLGRRARASPSAAAASPRLSDAEDEDNSFPSKDDVSSGWKRKRRQNHSSMTYDHDDTSASSTTKTIDRNRTHPSNIASLTKRSGKGNTSESSCSVSQTRKYTQKIVPLVSSKARGNRPAQICGAKQRRKLSIENLSYSSDAGQNYSAYNSSSETEVKQRFTRGQSSGRGDGDDSSDDHYEDIEPIARSASFSRSPPSLPDRPARAALPGDPSALQAHSLPSTWHQQAGPALSTQPPQARPALSTHPPQAHPALSTHSPQAQPDLSTQPPHAHSIPNTQSLLQNVGPAHSLPQSLLSPLCGADAEQHPPSNTTTLSGATGAEGGEGCSAETHMSAGREENTSSQRTDQVAEYTPVDEAKETSCRVM; this comes from the exons ATGGCATCGCGTGACGGGAAGAAACTTCAAACTGATAGTACAGAGGTGGAGGTCGCGAAGGTGGCTGAACATTTGAGACAGATAGCAGACGAATGCGTTGTCAACACGAACGAAACACTTTTTGCGAGCATCCGAAGGTTCCCCAGTCGCACCCTCGCTTACTCAATGGATTTGGTCGGGTCAGCGTTTCAGAAGTGGAGTTCGTCGAGACCTGCCTCACCCAAAAGACGAAGTATGTTCAGCAGCCCGACTGACAGCAGAACTCACACCGTTACCCGTCCCTCTCCTTCACGAACAGTGAACCTGACCAACGAGTCAATGCAGACGAGGCCTCAAAGTGATTGGCTGACCGACACGTCAATGCAGACGAGGCCCCAAAGAGGTAGCCTGACCAACGAGTCAATGCAGACGAGGCCTCAAAGAGGTAGCCTGACCAACGAGTCAATGCAGACGAGGCCTCAAAGAGGTAGCCTGACCAACGAGTCAATGCAGACGAGGCCTCAAAGAGGTAGCCTGACCAACGAGTCAATGCAGACGAGGCCTCAAAGAGGTAGCCTGACCAACGAGTCAATGCAGACGAGGCCTCAAAGAGGTAGGCTGACCAACGAGTCAATGCAGACGAGGCCTCAAAGAGGTAGGCTGACCGACACGTCAATGCAGACGAGGCCCCAAAGTGATTGGCTGACCGACACGTCAATGCAGACGAGGCCCCAAAGTGATTGGCTGACCGACACGTCAATGCAGACGAGGCCTCAAAGTGATTGGCTGACCGACACGGCCGTGCAGACTGTGGCTCGTGTGGTGGACAGGCCCAAACCGTCCACCAGCTACACCTGCTACAGCTGTGGCAGTCAGGAGAAGGCGCGACCACGCCTGTTCGTGACCACCGAGGCCTCCTTCAACCCCACGTCCCCCAACCTGCTGGATGTCAGAGTCTTCATCCATGATGAGAGGCTGAGGGGCAGCGAGGTGGGAGCG AGCACACTAGACTTGCTCGGGTCGCATCTTGGCTCCAGAGTCTACGTACGTCTGCGTTTGCCAAAGAACTCGTGGATGCGGCATTGTCTGGATGATGATGGGAACCATTTATTCACCACAGAGAAG TCCTGTGACCTGAGCCGTCTGCTGAGTTGTCGCAAGtgcatgaagaaggagaaggactgTCAGCTTGTCTTCACCCACAAATGGCTGCTGCAGCGCGGGGAGGACCTCTTCCAGACGGCACCCTCTTTCCACGCCGTGGTGGACGTGTCCCACCTGCACGCCAGCCAGATCTTCCCCACCTGGGAGGCTACCTCATCCGACGACCTAGAGAAGGTCACCACTGTCGACTTCCAC gtGGAGTGTCCCAAGATCCCTGGGTTCCCTGAAGACAGAAGTGCCTGGGAGAAGAAGCTGTTGCTACTCAATGAAGGACAGCTCGAACGCGTTGCACGTGCACTGGGAATCCCTGACGCTCAGCTACTGTCCTTGAAGCAGAG ATGCAGCAGCCCTCAGAAGTTCCGTGATGAACTTCAGGAAGTGTGCATGACGCAGGGAACGACTGGCACTGGTCTGTTCATACCTGTCATTGCAGACCTTGTGTCTGAGGCTTCGAGAACCCAGCAAAGAAGTCTCCCCACACCTGACAGACATTCGCATAGCAAAGCAGACATTTCCGAGGAGAGTCTTGCATCATCAATAGGAGGTGCGTTTCGCATGACGCCGGTAAATTTAGAACAACATGGGAAGGGAAATCAGGTGGAATTCCATTCTGTCCAGACAACTCCTGGGCAAGGCAATATCCGGTTTGATGTTCCACGGACGGATTCAGGGTTAGTCATGAGGAGGGAAGCTGGGTTAGCGGACACTGTGCAGATGTCATATCTGAAAAGCTTTGAAGAAGCTGATCCGCCGCCCAGCTACCACTCTCATTTTGAAAACCATGGTCACCCATTGCCAAGTTACACTGTAACACACCGTCCGCTTGCAACTGTAGAGGACACCACTGAAAACAGTCCACAAGTCACTGCATCACAGAGTCCATGCGTCACTGAAAACCTGAATGAATACGTCACTGAAGCACGAAATGAATGCATCACTGAAAGGCAGAGTGAACGCGTCACCGAACTACAGAGTACATGCGTTGAACGACGACTCGAGATTCCTAACAGTGCTGTTCAGCAGTGCAATCTGGTCACCCGTGCAGTCGGTCAGCATGCTGAAACCGAACAAGCAACCTGGCAACACAGCGTTAATCTGAGTCCAGTCGTTGGACGTCAAGATAAAAACTCCATGCAGGATACTGCTCAAACTCTGACCTCCGTGAAGGACAGCTTGCCAACCCAGCACACATCTTCTGGCAGTTCAAGCTGTCTGCTGACTACTTCTTCTGTAAACCTGACCCAATACAGTGCTCCTTCCAGCCTTTCAAGTCCCCCTGTGAATCATCTTGATCAGCTTGAGCTCCTTGGAGCACAAACAGTTGTCAATGACTTGAAATCACCACAGTCATATTTATGTAGTCAGAGTTCCGGGTCCTCTTCTGTGTGCATGGAGTTCACCATCTCTCTCAGTGACACAGATAATGAATCTGTAGACACGTGCCAGGCACCCGATTACAAAAAGCAACCACTAACTGAGTTGCTGATGAAAAGCTCCGAGACATTACCAGAGAATCTGGGAGTTTGCCATGGTACCACAGCAACTCAGACTGAACCCCACATGCGATCAGGGCCTTCCCCAATTGTGTGCCGTCAGTGGCAGGCATGTTTTGACTTCACCCATGAAGGTGGCTCTCTTCACACAGAGTTTTCTGATGTCCTTCTCCATGTCCCACCCGGCGCTGTGCAGAATGGCCCGTCTGTGGACGTGCTGGCTGCAGTCTGCGCCAATGTTAATCAAATTCGCCATGTCCTTCAGCTGCCCGAAGATGAAGAAATCCTGAGTCCTCTGGCTGAGTATTGTGCCGGACATGGTTTCCGGTTCCGGCAACCCGTGTTCATCACCTTGCCTCACGCTCTGCCCACAGGCTACGACACCACGCAGGTCAACGTGTACCGAGTCAGCCTGGGAGATCAAGGCGGCGTTGTCGTCACAAAATTACGTCACATAGACACCCAGCCTGCTTCCGGTGACGTCAGAGACAGTTCACCGTCTTTCTGCCTGCCGGCCCCTGGTCAGGTCCGCATCGTGACGGACTGTTTTTCAGGGTATGTCTGCACCTACAGCAGCTGTGGACTACACCAGGAGGGCCCCGTGCTGCATGCCATGGTGTGCAGCTCGCACAGCAAAGATGATGATGGTCAGCAGGTAGCCGTCTACACCTACATCTGGGATGAGCGCCTCAGCATTAAGGACTTCCAAAAG GAATGTGGCATTGGCAAGAAAAAGGAGATTCTGAACAAGGCAGTTCTGCCTCTGATGGAGGACATCGACAACACCAAGCTTTGCCTCCGCCTGCAGCTGTTGGGGAAGGGCGCCAAAAACTGGGTGCGCATGAGCAGCCCGGGGGCACCTGCGCACGATCCTTTCCCATTCCAGAAG TCGGTGGACATCCGTCGGGTGCTGAGCTGTGACAGATCCAAGTGTCAGGCCCGCAAGGTGTGCTCCCAGCCCGTGTCCATCGTGTGGGCCCTGGAGACGGTTCCTGAGTGCCCACCAGGCGTCACACTGACCCTGACGTGTGCCGTCCTCATCGCTCATGTCCCCAGCTCCATGTCACTCTCTGACTgctttgaggagagagagacgttggAAACGTTCTATGTCGAG ATCAAGGAAGACCCAGGTGATTGGAATGAGGGCGGAACGGGGAGAAGGACGCTGGGCAGGAGAGCCAGGGCCTCGCCTTCAGCAGCCGCAGCAtcccccag GCTGTCGGACGCAGAAGACGAGGACAACTCTTTTCCTTCCAAAGATGACGTCAGTTCCGGCTGGAAGAGAAAGCGGAGGCAGAACCACAGCAGTATGACCTATGACCACGACGACACATCTGCAAGCAGCACCACGAAAACGATAGACCGAAACAGAACGCATCCCAGCAACATTGCTTCACTCACCAAACGCTCTGGCAAGGGAAACACATCTGAATCTTCTTGCTCTGTCTCACAGACACGAAAATATACCCAAAAAATAGTCCCTCTTGTTTCGTCAAAGGCGCGTGGCAACCGCCCCGCACAGATTTGCGGCGCAAAGCAGAGACGGAAATTGTCGATAGAAAATCTGAGTTATTCTTCAGACGCGGGGCAGAACTACAGCGCATACAACAGTTCATCTGAAACAGAAGTGAAACAGAGGTTTACTCGTGGGCAGTCTTCTGGAAGAGGAGATGGTGACGATTCTTCTGATGACCACTATGAAGACATTGAGCCTATCGCCAGATCGGCCTCTTTCTCACGTTCCCCGCCTTCCTTGCCAGACAGACCCGCAAGGGCCGCGCTGCCTGGAGACCCCAGTGCATTGCAGGCCCATTCCCTTCCATCCACTTGGCATCAGCAGGCTGGCCCCGCTCTGTCCACCCAGCCACCACAGGCACGCCCCgctctatccacccatccaccacagGCACACCCCGCTCTATCCACCCATTCACCACAGGCACAACCCGATCTATCCACCCAGCCTCCCCATGCACACAGTATTCCAAATACACAGAGTCTTCTTCAGAATGTGGGTCCCGCCCACAGTCTGCCCCAgagtctcctctctcctctctgtggaGCAGATGCTGAACAACATCCGCCGTCGAACACGACCACGCTGAGTGGAGCGACAGGTGCAGAAGGTGGGGAAGGGTGCTCTGCAGAAACACACATGTCAGCTGGACGCGAGGAGAACACATCCTCACAAAGAACTGACCAAGTGGCAGAATACACCCCGGTCGACGAGGCCAAAGAAACGAGTTGCCGTGTTATGTAG